The following proteins come from a genomic window of Natrinema saccharevitans:
- the acs gene encoding acetate--CoA ligase, protein MVDRNGRDRDGAAPTGTTHSPPASFAEQANVADPGIYEAFEADWPACWTRAADLLSWDEPYDTVLEDDEAPFYRWFPDGRLNAAYNCLDRHLESGRKNHAAIRWEGKQGERRTYTYRDLYVEVNEFAAALRDLGVEEDDVVTIYLPMIPELPIAMLACARIGAPHSVVFAGLSADALATRMDAADSEFLVTCDGYYRRGDAFNQKSKADNARLALEQDVRTVVVDRLGDDLPHVLGDDEYDYHELREAFAGETVDPVVRSATDMLFLMYTSGTTGEPKGVVHSTGGYLAHVAWTSHAVLDVKPEDTYWCAADIGWITGHSYIVYGPLAMGTTTVMYEGTPDYPDRDRLWEIVDRNAVDVFYTAPTAIRAFMKWGSEYPAEHDLSSLRLLGSVGEPISPRPWNWYRDHVGGGDCPVVDTWWQTETGAVTISTLPGVDEMKPGSAGPPLPGIDANVVDEAGDPVEPGRTGYLTIDRPWPGMAQTLYDNDDRFVTEYWQRFSDPASDDWRYFSGDTARIDEDGYITVLGRVDDVINVSGHRLGTMEVESAITDVDGVAEAAVVGRTIPAGNTEIYAYVSTESGREPGEAIRAAIRENVAAAIGPIASPTELVFTPELPKTRSGKIMRRLLEDVANGESLGDTSALRNPEIVGEIQAAVGDEGADVYRDR, encoded by the coding sequence ATGGTCGATCGGAACGGGCGAGACCGGGACGGCGCTGCGCCGACCGGGACCACCCATAGCCCGCCGGCGTCGTTCGCCGAGCAGGCGAACGTCGCCGATCCGGGAATCTACGAGGCGTTCGAGGCCGACTGGCCGGCTTGCTGGACGCGCGCGGCGGACCTGCTCTCCTGGGACGAGCCGTACGACACCGTCCTCGAGGACGACGAGGCCCCTTTCTATCGGTGGTTCCCAGACGGACGGCTCAACGCCGCGTACAACTGTCTGGATCGCCACCTCGAGTCGGGTCGGAAGAACCACGCCGCGATTCGCTGGGAGGGCAAACAGGGCGAGCGCCGCACCTACACCTACCGCGACCTCTACGTCGAGGTCAACGAGTTCGCGGCGGCGCTGCGGGATCTCGGCGTCGAAGAGGACGACGTCGTCACGATCTATCTGCCGATGATCCCCGAGCTGCCGATCGCGATGCTGGCCTGTGCCCGCATCGGCGCACCCCACAGCGTCGTCTTCGCGGGGCTCTCCGCGGACGCCTTGGCGACCCGGATGGACGCCGCCGACAGCGAGTTCCTCGTGACCTGTGACGGCTACTACCGCCGCGGCGACGCCTTCAATCAGAAGAGCAAGGCCGACAACGCACGGCTCGCGCTCGAGCAGGACGTGCGGACGGTCGTCGTCGACCGACTCGGTGACGACTTGCCCCACGTCCTCGGCGACGACGAGTACGACTATCACGAGCTACGGGAGGCGTTCGCCGGCGAGACCGTCGATCCGGTCGTCCGATCGGCGACGGACATGCTGTTTCTGATGTACACCTCGGGGACGACCGGCGAGCCGAAGGGCGTCGTCCACTCGACGGGGGGCTATCTCGCCCACGTCGCGTGGACGAGCCACGCCGTCCTCGACGTCAAGCCCGAGGACACCTACTGGTGTGCGGCCGACATCGGCTGGATCACGGGTCACTCCTACATCGTCTACGGCCCGCTGGCGATGGGCACGACGACGGTGATGTACGAGGGGACCCCCGACTACCCCGACCGGGACCGGCTCTGGGAGATCGTCGACCGCAACGCCGTCGACGTCTTCTACACCGCGCCGACGGCGATCCGGGCGTTCATGAAGTGGGGCTCGGAGTACCCCGCCGAACACGATCTCTCCTCGCTGCGGCTGCTTGGCTCCGTCGGCGAACCGATCAGTCCCCGGCCGTGGAACTGGTACCGCGACCACGTCGGGGGCGGCGACTGTCCGGTCGTCGACACCTGGTGGCAGACCGAAACCGGCGCGGTGACGATCTCGACGCTGCCGGGCGTCGACGAGATGAAACCCGGCTCCGCGGGGCCGCCCCTGCCCGGCATCGACGCGAACGTCGTCGACGAGGCCGGCGACCCCGTCGAGCCCGGTCGGACCGGCTATCTCACCATCGACCGGCCGTGGCCGGGGATGGCACAGACGCTGTACGACAACGACGACCGGTTCGTCACGGAGTACTGGCAGCGCTTCTCCGACCCCGCGTCCGACGACTGGCGCTACTTCAGCGGCGACACCGCCCGGATCGACGAGGACGGCTACATCACCGTCCTCGGCCGGGTCGACGACGTTATCAACGTTTCCGGCCACCGACTGGGCACCATGGAGGTCGAGAGCGCGATCACCGACGTCGACGGCGTCGCCGAGGCCGCCGTCGTCGGCCGCACGATCCCGGCCGGCAACACCGAGATCTACGCTTACGTCAGCACCGAGAGCGGCCGCGAACCGGGCGAGGCGATCCGAGCGGCGATCCGCGAGAACGTCGCGGCGGCGATCGGCCCGATCGCCAGCCCGACCGAACTCGTCTTCACGCCGGAGCTGCCCAAGACCCGTTCCGGCAAGATCATGCGTCGGCTGCTCGAGGACGTCGCCAACGGGGAGTCGCTGGGCGATACGAGCGCCCTTCGCAACCCGGAGATCGTCGGCGAGATCCAGGCCGCGGTCGGCGACGAGGGAGCGGACGTCTACCGCGACCGATAA
- a CDS encoding universal stress protein, with protein MSLLVPFDGSALATRALERASTFGDLLDEEVVALTVIPDDPEYARDRGWITEGEPFDMDAVAAGIGNRADEVAPEATVRTERVDSDEPTATSTTNVVREIRRVAAEIEASVVFIGSENAGSVIAPQSSVGSPVASDHRYDVYVVREPDHEVDPEDLADIDSTQDDL; from the coding sequence ATGTCACTGCTCGTTCCCTTCGACGGCTCGGCGTTGGCGACGCGGGCGCTCGAGCGCGCGTCGACGTTCGGCGACTTGCTCGACGAGGAGGTCGTCGCCCTGACGGTGATTCCCGACGACCCCGAGTACGCGCGCGATCGGGGCTGGATCACGGAAGGCGAACCGTTCGACATGGACGCGGTCGCCGCGGGGATCGGGAACCGGGCCGACGAGGTCGCGCCCGAGGCGACGGTCCGGACCGAGCGGGTCGACTCCGACGAGCCGACCGCGACGTCGACGACTAACGTCGTCCGCGAGATTCGCCGCGTCGCCGCCGAGATCGAGGCCAGCGTGGTCTTCATCGGTTCGGAGAACGCCGGCTCGGTGATCGCGCCACAGTCGAGCGTCGGGAGCCCGGTCGCGAGCGATCACCGGTACGACGTCTACGTCGTCCGCGAACCCGACCACGAGGTCGATCCCGAGGACCTCGCGGATATCGACTCGACGCAGGACGACCTCTAA
- a CDS encoding universal stress protein produces the protein MYDSILVATDGSEAAATAVDHAVALADRFDAALFGVAVVDERTDYDTGIVDPEEARRHLEERAAGWLEDLEARAREDGIEAETAVLSGVPHEEILAYADEVGVGALVLGSRGRSSFKGALLGSTVDRVVRMTDRPVLVVGGGEEPDREAAEPTRIADGERT, from the coding sequence ATGTACGACTCGATTCTGGTCGCGACCGACGGCAGCGAGGCGGCGGCGACGGCGGTCGATCACGCCGTCGCGCTCGCCGACCGGTTCGACGCGGCGCTGTTCGGCGTCGCCGTCGTCGACGAGCGAACCGACTACGACACCGGTATCGTCGATCCAGAGGAGGCCAGACGCCACCTCGAGGAGCGGGCGGCCGGCTGGCTCGAGGACCTCGAGGCGCGGGCTCGCGAGGACGGGATCGAGGCCGAGACGGCGGTTCTGTCGGGCGTTCCCCACGAGGAGATCCTCGCGTACGCCGACGAGGTCGGGGTCGGCGCGCTCGTGCTTGGCTCTCGCGGCCGCTCGTCGTTCAAGGGGGCCCTGCTGGGCAGCACCGTCGACAGGGTCGTCCGCATGACGGACCGCCCGGTACTGGTCGTCGGTGGGGGAGAGGAGCCCGACCGGGAAGCGGCGGAACCGACTCGAATTGCGGACGGGGAACGGACGTAG
- a CDS encoding HD domain-containing protein — protein MAQKLGPLARSLSSSYYGDALPAHDRYHAERVRDLSIRLANDCKRPVDGDVLAAAAWLHDIGRPRERTDEIDDHDEWAAAEAAALLESEGVAADRIDAVTHCIRAHSIRASSPEPETLEARLLFDADKLDAAGARGIVRLACIVGERSGRRDEAYAVIDDASASGLAASGLPDVTLLREWADERLDALYTDPGRRLGESRRRFVDDFFARFENEIGVDGTQ, from the coding sequence ATGGCACAGAAATTGGGCCCGCTGGCTCGCTCGCTATCGTCGTCCTATTACGGCGACGCCCTCCCGGCACACGATCGGTACCACGCCGAGCGCGTCCGCGACCTGTCGATTCGGCTGGCGAACGACTGCAAACGACCCGTCGACGGCGACGTTCTCGCGGCGGCGGCCTGGTTACACGACATCGGTCGCCCGCGGGAGCGAACGGACGAGATCGACGATCACGACGAGTGGGCCGCAGCCGAGGCCGCGGCCCTCCTCGAGTCGGAGGGCGTGGCGGCGGACCGGATCGACGCCGTCACGCACTGTATCCGAGCCCACAGTATCCGCGCGAGTTCGCCGGAGCCCGAGACGCTCGAGGCGCGGCTGCTCTTCGACGCGGACAAGTTAGACGCCGCCGGCGCGCGCGGGATCGTCCGGCTGGCCTGTATCGTCGGCGAACGATCGGGCAGACGGGACGAGGCGTACGCGGTCATCGACGACGCGTCGGCGTCCGGACTGGCCGCGTCGGGACTGCCGGACGTCACGCTCCTTCGGGAGTGGGCCGACGAGCGGCTCGACGCGCTGTATACCGACCCCGGACGCCGCCTCGGCGAGTCCCGCCGGCGGTTCGTCGACGACTTCTTCGCGCGCTTCGAGAACGAGATCGGCGTCGACGGGACGCAGTAA
- a CDS encoding TOBE domain-containing protein: MEKEFEPYLRIDDVTVDRSDVAMLRAIDDRGSLSGAAEALERSYPRLQQRVVELEDAIGPLVERTRGGAGGGGSSLTDRARDLLARFDRLVAAYEGVARVDETVLSGPVVDRDGELATVATDAGEVLAVVPSEAATASVTVRSDAVSLHAPDEVPRAEGTSVRNRFPGTVSWHEAGDAVARVGIDLETDEGDADDAELVALVTRRSVDALGLEPGRSIVASVKATAARGVEGRGTDGD, encoded by the coding sequence ATGGAGAAGGAGTTCGAGCCCTACCTGCGGATCGACGACGTGACCGTCGACCGGAGCGACGTCGCGATGTTGCGCGCGATCGACGACCGCGGCTCGCTGTCCGGGGCCGCCGAGGCCCTCGAGCGATCCTATCCTCGCCTCCAGCAGCGCGTGGTCGAACTCGAGGACGCGATCGGCCCGCTAGTCGAGCGCACCCGCGGGGGTGCCGGCGGCGGCGGGAGTTCGCTGACCGACCGAGCCCGGGACCTGCTGGCGCGGTTCGATCGACTGGTTGCCGCCTACGAGGGGGTCGCCCGCGTCGACGAGACGGTGTTGTCCGGGCCGGTCGTCGACCGGGACGGGGAACTCGCGACCGTCGCGACCGACGCCGGCGAGGTGCTGGCGGTCGTGCCCAGCGAGGCCGCGACCGCGTCAGTGACGGTCCGCTCCGACGCCGTGAGCCTGCACGCTCCCGACGAGGTGCCACGGGCCGAGGGCACCAGCGTCCGTAACCGATTCCCCGGGACCGTCTCGTGGCACGAGGCCGGCGACGCGGTCGCGAGGGTCGGGATCGACCTCGAGACGGACGAGGGCGACGCGGACGACGCCGAACTCGTGGCGCTGGTCACGCGGCGAAGCGTCGACGCGCTGGGGCTCGAGCCCGGGCGGTCGATCGTCGCCTCGGTGAAGGCGACGGCGGCCCGCGGCGTCGAGGGCCGAGGGACCGACGGCGACTGA
- a CDS encoding amino acid ABC transporter ATP-binding protein, producing MNLAFENAAYGVDDTSILTDVSLSVGSGEVVTIIGPSGAGKTTLLRLAALFERPTGGAVRCDGADPWALSRAERLAVRRRIGMVFQQASLFEASVARNVDVGRRVRRPWPQRLRGFGRRLVDRWLSGEPTVDDRTREALELVGLDDAWDRDAASLSGGEAQRVSFARALATEPDLLVLDEPTSDLDPRNTAILERAIDRARDRGHGVLLATHDMHQAERISDRVAFLLEGELVETGPAARVFENPRDERTARFVRGDLLYDDNELFA from the coding sequence GTGAACCTCGCGTTCGAGAACGCCGCCTACGGCGTCGACGACACGTCGATCCTGACTGACGTCTCGCTGTCGGTCGGGTCCGGCGAGGTGGTGACGATCATCGGCCCCTCAGGGGCCGGCAAGACCACGCTGTTGCGGCTGGCCGCGCTGTTCGAGCGGCCGACCGGCGGCGCCGTTCGCTGTGACGGGGCCGATCCGTGGGCGCTGTCCCGGGCGGAGCGGCTGGCGGTTCGCCGGCGGATCGGGATGGTCTTTCAGCAGGCGAGCCTCTTCGAGGCCTCGGTGGCCCGCAACGTCGACGTCGGTCGGCGCGTTCGCCGTCCGTGGCCCCAGCGACTGCGGGGGTTCGGGCGACGCCTCGTCGATCGGTGGCTCAGTGGCGAACCGACCGTCGACGACCGCACCCGCGAGGCCCTCGAACTCGTCGGCCTCGACGACGCGTGGGACCGCGACGCCGCGTCGCTGTCCGGCGGCGAGGCCCAGCGGGTGTCGTTTGCCCGCGCGCTCGCGACCGAACCGGACCTGCTCGTCCTCGACGAGCCGACCTCCGATCTCGACCCGCGGAACACGGCCATCCTCGAGCGCGCCATCGACCGGGCGCGCGACCGCGGTCACGGCGTCTTGCTCGCGACCCACGACATGCACCAGGCCGAGCGGATCTCGGACCGGGTCGCGTTCCTGCTGGAAGGCGAACTGGTCGAGACCGGGCCGGCAGCGCGGGTCTTCGAGAACCCGCGAGACGAACGAACCGCGCGGTTCGTCCGGGGCGACCTGCTGTACGATGACAACGAACTTTTCGCCTGA
- a CDS encoding ABC transporter permease, whose protein sequence is MPLDALSDPTYLRSIIRLSLTVSLVAVLVSTVLSLPIAFAVGFADFRGKRFVTAVINTGMGFPSVVVGLLVWYVLSNQGPLGTLNLIYTPEAMIISQCVLAAPVITGVALSAVESVDDAVRDAAYGVGGTRADVALITLKEARYGVITGILAGFGRAISEVGSVLIVGGNIAYADGTSKTRTLTTAIQFEVRKGEFEVALILGAVLLVLVLLVNGVVLRLGGR, encoded by the coding sequence ATGCCACTCGACGCGCTCTCGGATCCGACGTATCTCCGGAGTATCATTCGGCTCTCGCTGACGGTCAGCCTCGTCGCCGTGCTGGTGAGTACCGTCCTGAGCCTCCCGATCGCCTTCGCCGTCGGGTTCGCGGACTTCCGGGGCAAGCGGTTCGTCACCGCCGTCATCAACACCGGCATGGGGTTCCCGAGCGTCGTCGTCGGCCTGCTCGTCTGGTACGTCCTCTCGAATCAGGGGCCGCTGGGGACGCTGAATCTCATCTACACGCCCGAGGCGATGATCATCTCCCAGTGCGTGCTGGCCGCACCGGTGATCACCGGCGTCGCGCTGTCGGCGGTCGAAAGCGTCGACGACGCCGTTCGGGACGCCGCCTACGGCGTCGGCGGGACACGAGCCGATGTCGCCCTGATCACGCTCAAAGAGGCCCGCTACGGCGTCATCACCGGGATTCTCGCCGGCTTCGGCCGGGCGATCAGCGAAGTCGGCTCCGTCCTGATCGTCGGCGGCAACATCGCCTACGCCGACGGCACCTCGAAGACCCGCACCCTGACGACCGCGATCCAGTTCGAGGTGCGCAAGGGCGAGTTCGAAGTGGCCCTGATACTCGGTGCGGTGTTGCTCGTCCTCGTCTTGCTCGTCAACGGGGTCGTCCTGCGGCTCGGGGGGCGATGA
- a CDS encoding substrate-binding domain-containing protein, with the protein MEYRRREVLGASAAGIAAAVGGCLGDSDDDGEGSIAGEELAMATTTSTEATGLLDELNAAFRERFGTRVAANADGTGAAIRSARDGNADVILVHARSQEDEFMREGYGVNRRDLLFNDFVVVGPSDDPAGVGDTEQATAAFEAIADAEATFVSRGDESGTHTKELVIWSEAGLEPGGEWYQELGQGMGETLTNANESGAYTLSDRGTYLSRDDLDLEILLQGPIEGGPELLANPYGIMAVNPEIHDDVNYQLAMAYIGFVTSPEGQAVIEDFTANGEQLFFPEALSEDPDFQQYVPEGWQPDGSEE; encoded by the coding sequence ATGGAATATCGACGTCGGGAGGTACTCGGTGCGAGCGCGGCGGGGATCGCCGCGGCGGTCGGCGGCTGTCTCGGAGACAGCGACGACGACGGCGAGGGGTCGATCGCCGGCGAGGAACTGGCGATGGCGACGACGACCAGCACGGAAGCGACGGGGTTGCTCGACGAACTCAACGCCGCTTTCAGGGAGCGGTTCGGCACGCGCGTGGCGGCCAACGCGGACGGGACCGGTGCCGCGATCCGGTCGGCGCGGGACGGCAACGCCGACGTCATTCTGGTCCACGCCCGGTCCCAAGAGGACGAGTTCATGCGGGAGGGGTACGGCGTCAACCGGCGCGACCTGCTGTTCAACGACTTCGTCGTCGTCGGGCCGAGCGACGATCCCGCGGGCGTCGGCGACACCGAGCAGGCGACGGCGGCGTTCGAGGCGATCGCGGACGCCGAGGCGACGTTCGTCTCCCGCGGGGACGAGTCCGGAACCCACACCAAGGAGCTGGTGATCTGGTCGGAAGCCGGTCTCGAGCCCGGCGGCGAGTGGTACCAGGAACTCGGACAGGGGATGGGCGAGACGCTGACCAACGCGAACGAGTCGGGTGCCTACACCCTCTCGGATCGGGGCACGTACCTCTCGCGGGACGATCTCGACCTCGAGATCCTGTTGCAGGGGCCGATCGAGGGCGGACCCGAACTGCTCGCGAACCCCTACGGGATCATGGCAGTCAACCCCGAGATCCACGACGACGTCAACTACCAGCTCGCGATGGCCTACATCGGCTTCGTCACGAGCCCCGAGGGACAGGCGGTCATCGAGGACTTCACCGCGAACGGCGAGCAGTTGTTCTTCCCGGAGGCACTGTCGGAGGATCCGGACTTCCAGCAATACGTCCCGGAGGGCTGGCAGCCGGACGGATCGGAAGAGTAA